A window of the Lactuca sativa cultivar Salinas chromosome 5, Lsat_Salinas_v11, whole genome shotgun sequence genome harbors these coding sequences:
- the LOC111913921 gene encoding uncharacterized protein LOC111913921, translated as MNAKPTSFDGTRGVIALTQWFEKIESIFKICSCSEANKVRFAARTFIDKVLTWWNGRFKSLTLPLENAMAWETLKELMLAEYCPRGELPKLEHKLWNLKMKGSDIAAYTSRFEDLALLSPGMVTPESKKIEMFIWGLMPPTQGNVLSAKPNMFDSAKCLPQTLIDHGVDLDATTATLEPVKERGDGKKKFWNNRNGQSSQGSSKKQQTVAVHAVSTRVAAPATQAPTSMYAGNLPRCDKCNHHHLTSSPCREILYNNCGKKGHTARNCRTPDQPTNQASGRDASQACYGCSEVGHYKRNRPKAAITGNTGRVLAMGQEEAVVDPTVVMGTFLLDNSYECILFDSGVERSFVSHSFKHLLNHEPQSLTKIFTVEMANGEKALMTYSAATPLS; from the coding sequence ATGAATGCAAAACCTACATCTTTCGATGGCACCAGAGGTGTTATTGCCCTGactcaatggttcgagaagatcgagtcTATCTTCAAAATTTGCTCCTGTTCAGAAGCTAACAAGGTGAGATTCGCCGCCCGTACCTTCATCGACAAGGtgttgacttggtggaatggccgattcaaatccctaaccctaccacTTGAAAATGCTATGGCTTGGGAGACCTTGAAGGAGCTCATGCTTGCTGAATACTGCCCGCGGGGTGAATTGCCGAAACTGGAGCAcaaactctggaacctaaagatgaagggttctgatatcGCTGCCTACacatctaggtttgaagacctagcCCTCCTTTCCCCggggatggtcaccccggaaagcaaaaagattgagatGTTCATTTGGGGATTGATGCCCCCAACCCAAGGGAATGTCTTGTCTGCCAAGCCAAACATGTTTGACAGTGCCAAGTGCCTGCCACAGACTCTCATAGATCACGGAGTTGATCTTGATGCTACGACGGCCACTCTTGAACCAGTAAAGGAGCGTGGTGATGgtaaaaagaaattctggaacaatcGAAACGGACAAAGTtcacaaggatcctccaagaaacaacaaacagtggcagtccacgctgttAGTACTCGTGTTGCTGCTCCTgcaactcaagcacctaccagtatGTATGCCGGTAATCTCCCtaggtgtgacaagtgcaaccaCCATCATCTCACTTCTAGCCCATGTCGTGAGATACTCTACAACAATTGTGGCAAAAAGGGCCACACTGCTAGAAACTGCAGAACACCAGaccaaccaaccaatcaagcttccggaaGAGATGCCAGCCAAGCCTGTTATGGTTGTAGTGAGGTCGGACATTACAAAAGAAACCGCCCCAAAGCAGCAAtaactggcaacaccgggagagtcctagcaaTGGGACAAGAGGAGGCCGTCGTTGATCCCACCGTTGTcatgggtacgttcctccttgacaactcttatgaATGCATTCTTTTTGATTCTGGTGtggaaagaagttttgttagccattcattcaaacatcttcttaaTCATGAACCCCAATCATTAACCAAAATATTTACTGTCGAAATGGCTAACGGTGAAAAAGCACTAATGACATATTCTGCGGCTACACCCTTATCTTAA